In Drechmeria coniospora strain ARSEF 6962 chromosome 03, whole genome shotgun sequence, the DNA window CGGCCAGGCTGTGGGATGGGTTTCCTCGGCTGACGCTTGCACCATCACCAAGTATCAGACGATAGACGACaaagacgaggacgacaggACAATGATCACCACCGCCCCGAGGTTGCGCATTCGCCGCCCCTCacccacggcggccgagttcaCGGTcacgacgctgccgccgtccacGCTCTCCCTCCGGCTCGGACGACTGATCCTGCTGGTGCTGCgaatcgtcctcgccgccgcgacggtcCTCCTGCTGCACGCACGTTGGGTCGGCAGCACGCTCGCGGGGCCTCGTTCGCGTCCcagcacgccgccgccgccggcgctctcgctctcggccgctCTTTGGTGCGCGCTCGACGCCTGGGAGCGGTCGCCGACGGGCctgctcttcgccgccgccgcggcgcgCGTGCCGCTCCCCGTGCTGCtctccgccggcgccgccgtcttctacctcgtcggcctacgcgtgcacaagtacgaatccctcctcgtcctgcgcGGGCTCGGCGTCCAGACGACGgagtcgccctcgacgtacTTTGCGCGCGCTGCGACCCGCTTCATCCCGACCGAGAAGATACAGGACATCTTTGTCAACGAGGCCTTTCGCGGCTTCGAGGTGCGCTActacctcgtcgtcgtcgtcgagggcgaggagaacgtcgtcgtcgtcttccccAGCCTCCTGCCGCGGAGGAAGATTGTCGAGACGGTGTGGAGGGGCGCGAGAGAGTGCCTGTACGAGGGGCGCGGGGAAGAAAAGGGACAGGCGGCCCACGCGTAGGGTAGACGCGTGGCTCGAACGCAAGCCGGGAGTCAATATTCTACGCTACCCTACCAgctcgccttg includes these proteins:
- a CDS encoding GPI-GlcNAc transferase complex: MITTAPRLRIRRPSPTAAEFTVTTLPPSTLSLRLGRLILLVLRIVLAAATVLLLHARWVGSTLAGPRSRPSTPPPPALSLSAALWCALDAWERSPTGLLFAAAAARVPLPVLLSAGAAVFYLVGLRVHKYESLLVLRGLGVQTTESPSTYFARAATRFIPTEKIQDIFVNEAFRGFEVRYYLVVVVEGEENVVVVFPSLLPRRKIVETVWRGARECLYEGRGEEKGQAAHA